Proteins encoded within one genomic window of Aspergillus nidulans FGSC A4 chromosome VII:
- a CDS encoding putative MFS transporter (transcript_id=CADANIAT00008322), with protein MAATNRADIVVDEKIHDPDHIEKTQQTVAIDNIQVLGLSSEDADFYTNYPPEARKKLLWKVDIRLIPMLAVLYLISHLDRANIGNAKIEGLIEDLGMSGIQYNIVLSIFFIPYVLLEVPSNMLLKNFTRPSFYLGILITCWGIIMTLTGLVQNFAGLLVVRILLGVFEAGFFPGAVYLCTIWYMPKELSTRLAIFYCASALSGAFSGLLAAGIAQMDGVGGQDGWRWIFILEGIATVVLGAMCFFLLIDSPRKSGSWLEPEEIRYLELQHFIKEGGHFKEEKKKANWKDIKATLLNWRMYMLAFILLAQSACSYGTKFFLPTITKAMGFRDTNAQLMTVPPYVAGAISAVFFSKLSDRFYWRMPFVAIPLCLVVTGYAVMVSLHGELDTRVGPAFFAIILTTMGIYPIHPATTSWTANNLAPSGRRAIGLAFNICIGNIGGVVGSYMYIDSEEPYYYTGFGLSLALGGTALLVSLVLELSFKWANKKKERMGEEEIRERYSDDELLAMGDKSPLFRYTL; from the exons ATGGCTGCAACCAACCGTGCTGACATTGTCGTTGATGAGAAAATTCATGACCCAGACCATATCGAAAAGACACAGCAGACTGTGGCCATTGACAACATTCAAGTGCTTGGGTTGAGCTCTGAAGATGCGGACTTCTACACTAACTACCCACctgaggcgaggaagaagctgctATGGAAG GTTGATATCCGTTTAATCCCCATGCTGGCTGTTTTGTACCTCATTTCACACCTCGACCGCGCCAATATCGGTAATGCGAAGATTGAGGGACTCATCGAAGACCTTGGCATGTCGGGCATTCAGTACAATATCGTGCTttcgatcttcttcatcccataTGTTCTTCTGG AGGTTCCAAGCAACATGCTCCTCAAGAACTTCACCCGCCCCTCTTTCTATCTCGGCATACTCATCACTTGCTGGGGAATCATCATGACCCTGACCGGGCTAGTACAGAACTTTGCAGGATTGCTGGTTGTCCGCATCCTTCTGGGTGTGTTCGA GGCAGGTTTCTTCCCCGGTGCCGTCTACCTCTGCACAATCTGGTATATGCCCAAAGAACTCTCGACTAGGCTGGCGATCTTCTACTGCGCATCCGCCCTTAGCGGTGCATTTTCAGGTCTTCTTGC TGCCGGCATCGCGCAGATGGACGGAGTCGGCGGCCAAGATGGTTGGCGATGGATTTTCATCCTCGAGGGCATCGCCACCGTCGTCCTAGGAGCTAtgtgcttcttcctcctcatcgacTCGCCCAGAAAGTCAGGCAGTTGGCTCGAGCCCGAGGAAATTCGATACCTTGAGCTGCAACATTTCATCAAGGAGGGCGGACACTTtaaggaggagaaaaagaaggcaAATTGGAAGGACATCAAGGCGACATTACTGAACTGGCGCATGTACATGCTTGCGTTTATTCTGCTGGCGCAGTCGGCTTGTTCGTACG GAACGAAATTCTTCCTTCCCACAATCACCAAAGCCATGGGCTTCCGCGACACAAACGCCCAGCTCATGACCGTGCCCCCTTACGTGGCCGGCGCAATCTCcgccgtcttcttcagcaagcttTCTGACCGGTTCTATTGGCGCATGCCTTTTGTCGCGATCCCACTATGCCTCGTCGTAACCGGTTACGCCGTTATGGTGTCTCTTCACGGCGAACTAGACACGCGCGTTGGCCCAGCCTTCTTTGCTATCATCCTGACGACTATGGGCATCTACCCAATCCATCCTGCGACGACGTCGTGGACGGCGAATAACCTGGCACCCTCTGGTAGAAGGGCAATCGGGCTGGCGTTTAATATATGCATTGGAAATATTGGAGGAGTTGTTGGAAGTTACATGTATATCGACAGCGAGGAACCTTATTATTACACTGGGTTCGGATTGAGTTTGGCGCTGGGGGGCACAGCGTTGCTTGTTTCTTTGGTGCTGGAATTGAGCTTCAAGTGGGCgaataagaaaaaagagaggatgggggaggaggagattcgAGAGAGATAtagtgatgatgagctgtTAGCTATGGGTGATAAGAGTCCGCTTTTTAGGTATACGCTTTGA
- a CDS encoding uncharacterized protein (transcript_id=CADANIAT00008323): protein MGSSASKPARSAAQASRRQYPKQPSAPSPASRPPTQRPPPPAPSPASRQPKIPPQSPAQGPTYHSKEKASLEKSSAIDLDGRDPHFAASLRSIGPVTPNPTLSHSSTFNQTHPPSVFPSTSTNPALLAVTARQRITREAEAEAEELGKGGFEGRRYLDAYTIRQILAMRDRQGLGAEEIERALRLKRGIVGRVGAAKGVFGVV, encoded by the exons ATGGGCTCATCGGCTTCTAAACCGGCGCGCTCAGCCGCCCAGGCCTCGCGCCGCCAATATCCCAAACAACCATCTGCACCCTCTCCCGCATCAAGACCTCCGACACAGCGACCACCACCTCCGGCCCCCTCACCGGCATCTCGACAACCAAAGATTCCACCCCAGAGTCCTGCACAGGGCCCAACGTATCATTCGAAAGAGAAAGCCTCCTTGGAGAAATCTTCTG CAATCGACCTTGACGGGCGCGATCCACACTTCGCAGCCTCTCTTCGCTCTATCGGTCCTGTAACACCCAACCCTACACTCTCGCACTCCAGCACCTTCAACCAGACACACCCACCATCCGTCTTCCCATCGACGTCCACAAACCCCGCTTTGCTAGCCGTCACAGCACGCCAGCGGATCACCAGAGAAgcggaagctgaagctgaggagctgggtaAGGGCGGTTTTGAAGGGAGGAGATACCTCGATGCGTATACGATTAGGCAGATATTGGCTATGCGCGATAGACAAGGACTCGGCGCGGAAGAAATTGAACGGGCATTGAGGCTTAAGAGAGGGATTGTGGGGAGAGTTGGTGCTGCTAAGGGAGTATTTGGGGTTGTGTGA
- a CDS encoding putative oligosaccharyltransferase subunit ribophorin II (transcript_id=CADANIAT00008324) codes for MLWWQTLFQLSLLSSVALPAAAAAASWGFTDATVSVQTKGAGVGAGFKEEIPRNGALSSPVSLGNADTLKVALTTQEGKSAKSAHQVFLMLQDPKTGLDISYPFSVKGNGKSRVELTWKDLPVQFLSTSEPLDARILIGSFGSSAAYNKPAFQLSLARNPNEPVPTYEVSRYGQLPEIHHIFKSDPQSPPVAVTLLFIAIVLAIFPVLGGVWLYLGANINHLPVALKSAPIPHAVFLGSLLAIEGIFFLYYTSWTLFQILPAVAAAGTVAFISGSRALGEVQGRRLAGLR; via the exons ATGCTTTGGTGGCAGActcttttccagctctcgCTGCTAAGCTCGGTCGCCCTCccagccgctgccgccgcagcaagctGGGGGTTCACTGATGCCACCGTGTCAGTTCAGACCAAGGGCGCCGGAGTCGGTGCTGGTTTTAAGGAAGA AATTCCTCGGAACGGCGCCCTCTCGAGCCCCGTCTCCCTCGGCAACGCGGATACCCTCAAAGTGGCCCTGACGACGCAGGAAGGAAAGTCAGCGAAAAGCGCTCACCAGGTCTTTTTGATGCTTCAAGACCCGAAGACTGGATTGGACATTTCCTACCCCTTCTCCGTCAAGGGCAATGGCAAATCTCGAGTCGAATTG ACATGGAAGGACCTTCCCGTCCAGTTCCTCTCTACCTCCGAACCGCTTGATGCGAGAATCTTGATCGGATCGTTCGGAAGCTCCGCTGCATACAACAAGCCCGCGTTTCAGCTGTCTCTAGCCCGTAATCCGAACGAGCCTGTACCGACATACGAGGTCTCGCGATACGGACAGCTCCCTGAGATCCACCACATCTTCAAGAGCGATCCTCAGAGCCCGCCCGTTGCCGTTACGCTTTTATTCATTGCGATAGTGTTGGCCATCTTCCCTGTTCTCGGCGGCGTG TGGCTCTACCTCGGTGCCAATATCAACCATCTCCCCGTAGCATTGAAGTCGGCTCCTATCCCTCACGCCGTGTTCCTTGGCTCGCTCCTCGCCATTGAaggcatcttcttcctgtaCTACACTTCCTGGACCCTGTTCCAGATCCTCCCGGCCGTTGCTGCCGCTGGAACCGTTGCATTTATTAGCGGTAGCCGTGCGCTTGGAGAAGTCCAGGGCAGACGTCTGGCTGGTCTCCGGTGA
- a CDS encoding putative GPI-anchored cell surface glycoprotein (transcript_id=CADANIAT00008325) — protein sequence MHCRSRMSHAAFITGANTPQWLRSRRSSSRASQRTAPAPAPELTTSNLTQSSYSLPPTPLTSSFDEILPSAKRRRTQRAINSEDKTLPAGGTETPTHRAFSEPFQAPNSHSSARATRAGNLIQPNTQGSQLHTASLPETDPETPSRSKSKTPASEKPRSERTITPKPQTRQQTTTVKLESDKDTVKDSPMGAAMSHSRKARKPLPTRNDGSADQENAATPTESSTSRAASPQSSRRDRKSKLATNTAAKIKSSPAAKTQSTPTSAAKDKPVLNGTARAATPAKRPEAATPGTSTRPRRRDRKSTKANGQTPDSKRETATSASTETRDEDVQCTQSQSPNKRNNTVTLNVGRKPLESLLAQQTPNGDPSNNGTPADVENGDYHFEYDTDMYRNNYGLDGHMDAPTSPTSLSTTTSNAARTSGRTRKPTIRALESFESERRHRRPRASSVKATAEPMEATSSPNSTQKPTQESSPAKFTPAHRPDIMSIAKLIYKLAAQALAPDFVPAPEADTWISELQQKVDKEQERKKEQEQEARSKAKHQKDNGSDKEKEAGQEMVTSSAEEEAESGRESTPPSSKPYLDNVQVSTPWTDEDGWVYTGQVNKYEEEYVIIPPKFEWYRPNNTYGDDRLPLPPVRLRSLVQAEKDRAMGYPPLIGDRNIPITQEYFLYENVPEEKAKLKIKEAARERGIYVSRFMTTEEIQTMIDNYDSGKPPVPLDPPVPPVVGEPVKAKEPTRKRRRAETSTPSKQSEVGSPRPKRRRQDTDDTTPSDPSAGDYQEKLSLRVKLVFENKQLLRKHVAATEAKNAEQSKKRPHSEIEDIPTDTQSPTVQKQKASTPVSAPTTPARGTGQLNSAQVTPESTEQTPAETTPGGRPRRRAADALMANFQRHAEARALRSERAKMGHAKRKGTPLKTVTGVHGDTVESPIRPAANPIKADPVQH from the exons ATGCATTGTCGCAGTCGCATGTCGCATGCCGCATTTATCACTGGAGCTAACACACCCCAGTGGTTG CGCTCGCGGCGGAGTTCATCTAGGGCTTCTCAGAGAACAGCCCCAGCCCCTGCCCCTGAACTCACCACCTCGAACCTGACTCAGTCCTCGTACTCTCTTCCCCCAACTCCCCTCACTTCGTCTTTCGACGAGATCCTGCCTTCTGCAAAGCGTCGGCGCACTCAGCGCGCTATCAACTCTGAAGACAAGACCCTTCCTGCAGGTGGAACAGAGACTCCCACTCATAGAGCCTTTTCTGAGCCGTTTCAGGCACCAAATTCGCACAGTTCTGCGAGAGCAACCCGTGCTGGCAACCTGATACAGCCCAATACTCAGGGCTCACAGTTACATACCGCTTCTCTCCCAGAAACTGACCCAGAGACTCCGTCGAGGTCCAAGTCAAAAACCCCCGCTTCAGAAAAACCTCGATCTGAACGAACCATCACCCCCAAGCCTCAAACCCGGCAACAGACGACGACTGTCAAACTTGAATCAGATAAAGATACTGTCAAAGACTCGCCGATGGGCGCTGCCATGTCTCATTCTCGCAAGGCCAGAAAACCGTTGCCCACTCGAAACGATGGGTCTGCGGACCAGGAGAACGCCGCTACTCCCACCGAGTCTTCCACATCCCGTGCGGCGAGCCCTCAGTCTTCTCGCCGGGATCGAAAATCGAAGCTCGCTACTAATACGGCTGCAAAGATCaagtcgtcgccagctgcaAAGACTCAATCCACTCCTACATCCGCCGCCAAGGATAAACCGGTACTCAACGGAACAGCCAGGGCAGCGACACCCGCAAAAAGGCCAGAAGCTGCGACTCCGGGCACGTCCACGAGGCCCCGCCGCCGCGATCGCAAATCAACCAAAGCCAACGGCCAAACTCCAGACTCGAAGCGGGAGACCGCAACTTCAGCCTCCACAGAGACTCGGGACGAAGACGTTCAATGTACTCAGTCTCAATCACCTAACAAGCGGAACAACACGGTAACGCTGAATGTAGGCCGTAAACCTTTGGAAAGTCTACTTGCGCAACAAACTCCGAATGGCGATCCAAGCAACAATGGAACACCCGCCGATGTTGAAAATGGAGATTACCATTTCGAATACGATACAGACATGTACCGGAACAACTATGGTCTTGATGGTCACATGGATGCCCCCACTTCTCCCACCAGCCTGTCCACGACCACCTCCAACGCCGCGCGTACGTCTGGGCGTACGCGAAAACCGACTATTCGAGCTCTAGAGTCGTTTGAATCCGAGCGGCGGCACCGCCGTCCGCGTGCATCATCTGTCAAGGCAACGGCCGAACCTATGGAGGCAACCTCCTCCCCCAATTCTACACAGAAGCCAACCCAGGAGTCCTCACCAGCGAAGTTTACACCAGCACACAGACCTGACATCATGAGCATTGCGAAGCTTATTTACAAGCTGGCCGCGCAAGCACTTGCCCCAGATTTCGTCCCTGCTCCAGAAGCTGATACATGGATCAGCGAACTGCAGCAGAAAGTAGATAAGGagcaggaaagaaagaaggaacaggaacaggaagcaCGAAGCAAGGCGAAGCACCAAAAAGATAACGGCAGCgataaggaaaaggaagccgGACAAGAAATGGTAACTTCGtctgctgaggaagaagcggagagTGGACGAGAAAGTACGCCACCCTCAAGCAAGCCATATTTAGATAATGTGCAAGTCTCAACGCCGTGgactgatgaggatggatgggTGTACACAGGTCAGGTCAACAAGTATGAAGAAGAGTATGTTATTATTCCGCCGAAATTCGAGTGGTATCGCCCCAACAACACCTACGGAGATGACCGACTCCCCCTCCCTCCTGTGCGTCTGAGATCTCTGGTTCAGGCAGAAAAGGACCGCGCAATGGGGTATCCTCCCCTCATAGGAGACCGCAATATCCCAATCACTCAAGAGTATTTCCTGTATGAAAATGTGCCcgaggagaaggccaagctcaagatcaaggaggcTGCCCGTGAAAGGGGGATTTATGTCTCCAGGTTCATGACCACTGAGGAGATTCAGACCATGATCGACAACTATGACAGTGGTAAACCACCTGTGCCGCTTGACCCGCCTGTCCCGCCTGTTGTTGGAGAGCCGGTAAAAGCGAAAGAACCTACACGCAAGCGCCGACGTGCTGAGACATCGACGCCTAGCAAGCAGTCCGAGGTGGGTTCGCCTAGGCCAAAGAGACGGCGTCAAGACACAGACGATACAACTCCCTCGGACCCTAGCGCAGGAGATTATCAAGAAAAGCTTTCACTCAGAGTCAAATTGGTATTTGAGAACAAGCAGCTGCTGCGAAAGCATGTAGCCGCCACCGAAGCCAAAAACGCTGAGCAGTCAAAGAAACGCCCCCATTCCGAGATCGAAGATATTCCTACAGACACCCAATCGCCAACAGTCCAGAAACAGAAGGCATCCACACCTGTATCAGCGCCCACTACCCCCGCCAGAGGCACAGGGCAGCTCAACTCTGCCCAGGTCACACCTGAGTCAACGGAGCAAACTCCAGCCGAAACGACGCCTGGCGGTCGACCGCGACGTCGTGCCGCCGATGCCTTGATGGCTAACTTTCAGCGTCACGCCGAAGCCCGGGCCCTGCGCTCTGAACGGGCCAAAATGGGCCATGCAAAGCGCAAGGGAACCCCACTGAAAACCGTAACGGGAGTTCATGGGGACACAGTTGAGTCGCCGATCCGGCCGGCGGCTAATCCCATTAAGGCCGATCCAGTCCAGCACTAG
- a CDS encoding uncharacterized protein (transcript_id=CADANIAT00008326): MFSRTRPQLSQRPRVVVDPHLHPEPRRRTPPITDIRQTNEYKAAARRWISTIVALPILMYTSWVLYERTYGNKQPKRLRDHVQQE; this comes from the exons ATGTTTTCAAGGACCCGACCCCAACTGAGTCAAAGACCTCGCGTCGTCGTAGACCCCCATCTGCACCCGGAGCCTCGGCGACGAACGCCCCCCATTACAGATATCCGGCAGACAAATGAGTACAAGGCCGCAGCGAGGCG CTGGATCTCCACGATCGTGGCGTTGCCTATATTAATGTACACTTCATGGGTTCTATATGAGAGGA CATATGGGAATAAGCAGCCGAAGAGGCTACGAGACCACGTCCAGCAGGAGTGA